The Streptomyces sp. Alt3 genome has a segment encoding these proteins:
- a CDS encoding FtsW/RodA/SpoVE family cell cycle protein → MTATTADARPPELRLPKRRGVELSLLIGAVLISVYGYAAVGLARNDAVPPDVAGYGAGLGLLALLAHLAVRFRAPFADPLLLPIAVLLNGLGLVLIYRLDLETPSDRAATTQLIWSTLGVAFFIAVVVLLRDHRVLQRYAYLSVATALVLLIVPIFFPAVNGAKIWIRIGGLSFQPGEFAKILLAVFFAAYLAANRNALAYTGRRVWKLQFPTGRVLGPIVAIWLLSVGVLVLERDLGTSLLFFGLFVILLYVATGRIGWIAVGLLLAAAGAFVVGSFEPHVHSRVEDWLDPYATIDAGQGPSQLAQSLFAFAAGGMFGTGLGLGHSILIGFAAKSDFILATAGEELGLAGLTAIFLLYALLVARGFRAGLALRDPFGRLLSIGLASILALQVFVIAGGVMGLIPLTGMAMPFLAQGGSSVVTNWIIVALLIRVSDVSRTPDPGPDPDPATAAAAGDGPAGEAE, encoded by the coding sequence ATGACCGCAACGACGGCGGACGCACGCCCGCCCGAGCTACGCCTGCCGAAGCGGCGCGGGGTCGAGCTCTCGCTCCTGATCGGGGCCGTGCTCATCTCCGTCTACGGCTACGCCGCCGTCGGCCTCGCCCGGAACGACGCCGTACCGCCCGATGTCGCCGGGTACGGCGCCGGTCTCGGTCTCCTCGCCCTGCTCGCGCACCTCGCGGTCCGCTTCCGCGCCCCGTTCGCCGATCCGCTGCTGCTGCCCATCGCAGTCCTGCTCAACGGACTGGGCCTGGTGCTGATCTACCGCCTCGACCTGGAGACCCCGAGCGACCGGGCGGCGACGACACAGCTGATCTGGTCGACGCTCGGGGTCGCCTTCTTCATCGCCGTCGTCGTGCTGCTGCGCGACCACCGGGTGCTCCAGCGCTACGCGTACCTCTCGGTCGCCACGGCGCTGGTGCTGCTGATCGTGCCGATCTTCTTCCCCGCCGTGAACGGGGCCAAGATCTGGATCCGGATCGGCGGACTCTCCTTCCAGCCGGGCGAGTTCGCCAAGATCCTGCTGGCGGTCTTCTTCGCCGCGTACCTGGCCGCGAACCGCAACGCGCTCGCGTACACCGGCCGCAGGGTCTGGAAGCTCCAGTTCCCCACCGGGCGGGTCCTCGGCCCCATCGTCGCGATCTGGCTGCTCAGCGTCGGCGTCCTCGTGCTCGAACGGGACCTGGGGACCTCGCTGCTCTTCTTCGGCCTCTTCGTGATCCTGCTCTACGTGGCCACCGGCAGGATCGGGTGGATCGCCGTCGGACTGCTCCTGGCCGCCGCGGGCGCCTTCGTCGTCGGCTCGTTCGAACCCCATGTGCACAGCAGGGTCGAGGACTGGCTGGACCCGTATGCCACGATCGACGCCGGCCAGGGACCGAGCCAGCTCGCCCAGTCCCTCTTCGCGTTCGCCGCGGGCGGGATGTTCGGCACCGGCCTCGGGCTCGGCCACTCCATCCTCATCGGCTTCGCCGCGAAGTCCGACTTCATCCTGGCCACCGCGGGCGAGGAGCTGGGGCTGGCCGGGCTCACCGCGATCTTCCTGCTGTACGCCCTGCTGGTGGCACGCGGCTTCCGGGCGGGCCTGGCCCTGCGGGACCCCTTCGGACGGCTGCTGTCGATCGGCCTCGCCTCGATCCTGGCGCTCCAGGTCTTCGTGATCGCGGGCGGAGTGATGGGGCTGATCCCGCTGACCGGCATGGCGATGCCGTTCCTGGCCCAGGGCGGTTCGTCCGTGGTCACCAACTGGATCATCGTGGCGCTGCTCATCCGGGTCAGCGACGTGTCCCGCACGCCCGACCCCGGCCCCGACCCCGACCCCGCCACCGCCGCCGCCGCCGGGGACGGACCGGCCGGGGAGGCCGAGTGA
- a CDS encoding ADP-ribosylglycohydrolase family protein → MGTMNSTSVQGDTAAARRSLEALALGDAFGERWFPLFRPPRQAYAEVRARRTPHEPVWHWTDDTALALALQRLLDEYGQVEQDRLALYYALAFDADQARGYGHGMHMLLPQLLTAPGDWRTLAPGLFEGGSLGNGAAMRVAPLGARFHADLGQVAEQAVLSAVVTHAHPQGVAGAVAVAVAAALSARGELALEAVAARTPEGPVREGVLRALEVPFATEPWKAADLLGNGSRIRADDTVPFALWTAARHQDDLEGALWATAEGFGDVDTTCAITGGVVGAATGIDAAPAEWLARREPLG, encoded by the coding sequence ATGGGAACCATGAACTCGACCTCCGTACAAGGGGACACGGCCGCCGCGCGGCGCAGCCTCGAAGCCCTGGCGCTCGGCGACGCCTTCGGGGAGCGGTGGTTCCCCCTCTTCCGGCCGCCCCGGCAGGCGTACGCCGAGGTCAGGGCGCGCAGGACCCCGCACGAGCCGGTCTGGCACTGGACCGACGACACCGCGTTGGCCCTGGCCCTCCAGCGGCTCCTGGACGAGTACGGACAGGTGGAACAGGACCGGCTGGCCCTGTACTACGCCCTGGCCTTCGACGCGGACCAGGCCCGTGGGTACGGGCACGGGATGCACATGCTCCTCCCGCAGCTCCTGACCGCTCCGGGTGACTGGCGCACCCTGGCGCCCGGACTCTTCGAGGGCGGCAGCCTCGGCAACGGGGCGGCGATGCGGGTCGCGCCGCTCGGGGCCCGCTTCCACGCGGACCTCGGCCAGGTCGCCGAACAGGCCGTGCTCTCGGCGGTCGTCACCCACGCCCATCCGCAGGGCGTCGCCGGCGCGGTGGCGGTCGCCGTCGCCGCGGCGCTCTCGGCGCGCGGCGAGCTCGCCCTGGAGGCGGTCGCCGCGCGCACCCCCGAGGGGCCGGTGCGGGAGGGCGTACTCCGTGCCCTGGAGGTGCCCTTCGCCACGGAGCCGTGGAAGGCAGCCGACCTGCTGGGCAACGGGAGCCGCATCAGGGCGGACGACACGGTGCCGTTCGCCCTGTGGACCGCTGCCCGGCACCAGGACGACCTGGAGGGGGCCCTCTGGGCGACGGCGGAGGGCTTCGGGGACGTGGACACGACCTGCGCCATCACCGGGGGAGTCGTCGGCGCGGCCACGGGGATCGACGCCGCTCCCGCCGAATGGCTGGCACGGCGGGAACCGCTGGGCTGA
- a CDS encoding PBS lyase has protein sequence MFTGIEEVDWASMKHAYGPADDVPGLLYGLASPDPAERESALDGMYGAVHHQGNVYACTLACIPFLFELAADPGVRDRGSIVELLTSIGGIDLDEDEEVDELDEDEIEGVANYAMASAAVSAGSPVFFELVADEDPGVRLAAPLALATLHARPAAVLTLLRERLPLEADDEVQLALVEAAGRIALRHRQLAQRAADWLSRLAAEAYPPGLRLAALAQLARSTPEALPGDVVRVVSGLLRELRAGTARPEPAGDPPCGDEATTDRATAPTLVGQLRELSAEESAARGTPWATDLLRTLHVGLDDRVADRTALLSDQLRSPDPWQRVDAVRMSSGLMRAWRGSYEDLVRLIGVQLADPEPRLAEAASYALEDLFGLAAPAGDALAARVAADPGAWVKEWPSGPPGLGSSVKALAGLGDARVLPALAAALERPEVPHDVGFAISCLGGTAAPLAGALRRRLGEVGLDEGAYDRASPLLAGLTALRAGEAAPEVLRVLRGAPEYRGEWLRTAALRALGSFGPAAHCAVPELRRLVRGTGTGATEAAEALWAVTGDAETVLPVLAEGLGTGQARDCRAAVGALGALGPRAGAVAPRLRALLAHEELWLRVEAAIALWEISGRAAEVVPVLLSAWEKNCHVRVRVAECLARMGPGGAGSDATRVLRAELLSVRRHKAMDGGYGSHDTHEDEKLLALCRRALTGHTGRGTTS, from the coding sequence GTGTTCACGGGGATCGAAGAGGTCGACTGGGCCTCGATGAAGCATGCCTACGGCCCGGCCGACGACGTGCCCGGGCTCCTGTACGGACTCGCGTCCCCCGATCCGGCGGAGCGGGAGAGCGCGCTCGACGGCATGTACGGCGCCGTCCACCACCAGGGCAACGTGTACGCGTGCACGCTCGCCTGCATACCGTTCCTCTTCGAGCTGGCCGCCGACCCGGGCGTACGGGACCGGGGCAGCATCGTGGAGCTGCTCACCAGCATCGGCGGCATCGACCTGGACGAGGACGAGGAGGTCGACGAGCTGGACGAGGACGAGATCGAGGGCGTGGCGAACTACGCGATGGCGTCCGCCGCCGTGTCCGCGGGCTCTCCGGTCTTCTTCGAGCTCGTGGCCGACGAGGATCCCGGGGTGCGGCTCGCCGCCCCGCTGGCGCTGGCCACACTGCACGCCCGGCCGGCGGCGGTCCTCACACTGCTGCGGGAGCGGCTGCCCCTGGAGGCGGACGACGAGGTGCAGCTGGCGCTCGTCGAGGCCGCCGGCCGGATAGCCCTGCGCCATCGGCAGCTGGCGCAACGGGCGGCCGACTGGCTGAGCCGGCTCGCGGCGGAGGCGTATCCGCCCGGGCTGCGCCTCGCCGCCCTCGCGCAGCTCGCCAGGAGCACCCCCGAGGCCCTGCCCGGCGATGTCGTGCGGGTGGTGTCCGGTCTGCTGCGGGAGCTGCGCGCGGGGACCGCCCGTCCCGAGCCCGCCGGGGACCCTCCCTGCGGGGACGAGGCGACGACGGACCGGGCCACGGCTCCGACGCTGGTGGGGCAGCTGCGCGAGCTGTCCGCCGAGGAGTCCGCGGCGCGCGGCACGCCGTGGGCCACCGATCTGCTGCGCACCCTGCACGTGGGCCTGGACGACCGCGTGGCCGACCGCACGGCGCTGCTGTCGGACCAGTTGCGCAGCCCCGATCCCTGGCAGCGCGTGGACGCCGTACGGATGAGCAGCGGGCTGATGCGGGCCTGGCGCGGGTCGTACGAGGACCTGGTGCGTCTGATCGGCGTGCAGCTCGCGGATCCGGAGCCGCGGCTGGCCGAGGCCGCCTCGTACGCGCTGGAGGACCTGTTCGGCCTGGCCGCGCCGGCCGGCGACGCGCTTGCCGCGCGGGTGGCGGCGGATCCGGGGGCCTGGGTCAAGGAGTGGCCGAGCGGCCCTCCGGGACTCGGCTCGTCGGTGAAGGCGCTGGCCGGGCTGGGGGACGCGCGGGTGCTGCCCGCACTCGCGGCGGCGCTGGAGCGGCCGGAGGTGCCGCACGACGTGGGCTTCGCGATCAGCTGTCTGGGCGGGACGGCCGCCCCACTGGCCGGGGCGCTGCGGCGCAGGCTGGGCGAGGTCGGCCTGGACGAGGGCGCGTACGACCGGGCGAGCCCGCTGCTCGCCGGGCTGACGGCGCTGCGCGCGGGCGAGGCCGCCCCCGAGGTGCTACGGGTGCTGCGGGGGGCACCCGAGTACCGGGGCGAGTGGCTGCGCACGGCGGCGCTCCGGGCACTGGGCTCGTTCGGGCCGGCCGCCCACTGCGCGGTTCCGGAGCTCCGGCGGCTGGTCCGCGGGACGGGGACAGGGGCGACCGAGGCGGCGGAGGCCCTCTGGGCGGTCACCGGGGACGCCGAAACGGTGTTGCCCGTGCTCGCCGAGGGGCTGGGTACCGGACAGGCGCGTGACTGCCGGGCGGCCGTGGGCGCGCTGGGCGCGCTGGGGCCGCGCGCCGGGGCGGTCGCGCCGCGGCTGCGGGCGCTGCTGGCCCACGAGGAGCTGTGGCTCCGGGTCGAGGCGGCGATCGCCCTGTGGGAGATATCGGGACGGGCCGCCGAGGTGGTGCCCGTGCTCCTGTCCGCCTGGGAGAAGAACTGCCATGTCAGGGTCCGGGTGGCGGAATGTCTGGCGCGGATGGGCCCCGGCGGTGCAGGCTCGGACGCGACACGGGTGCTGCGCGCCGAGCTCCTGTCCGTCCGCCGGCACAAGGCGATGGACGGCGGGTACGGCAGTCATGACACCCATGAGGACGAGAAGCTGCTGGCGCTCTGCCGGCGAGCGCTCACAGGACACACGGGGAGAGGAACCACATCATGA
- a CDS encoding SCO5918 family protein yields MRCVIARFPFDLTRNGVLESMKGVKPEPAVGESVIIGRRTYPVKQVGQVVTRQDRRDFSTGEVVRAMTQLGFSCTDPSRTAAPERASTPFQQASEMLGAPDAV; encoded by the coding sequence ATGCGCTGTGTCATCGCTCGCTTCCCCTTCGACCTGACCAGGAACGGCGTTCTGGAATCCATGAAGGGCGTCAAGCCCGAACCGGCCGTCGGTGAATCCGTGATCATCGGCCGCCGCACCTACCCGGTCAAGCAGGTCGGGCAGGTCGTGACGCGCCAGGACCGCCGTGACTTCAGCACCGGTGAAGTCGTCCGGGCCATGACTCAACTCGGGTTCAGCTGCACCGATCCGTCCCGGACCGCCGCGCCCGAGCGTGCCTCCACCCCGTTCCAGCAGGCTTCCGAGATGCTCGGCGCCCCTGACGCCGTCTGA
- the ligD gene encoding non-homologous end-joining DNA ligase: MTPITEVEGRRLALSNLDKVLYPATGTTKGEVLHYYAATAAEVMLPHLRDRPLSFLRYPDGPEGLRFFTKNPPPGTPDWVRTAPVPRSDDPGARQVLAQDLPSLMWAANLVVEFHTHQWRQDSPAVADRMVFDLDPGPPAGVVECCTVALWLRERLARDGLPSYGKTSGSKGLHLLVPLEPTPSEEVTAYARKLAVEAQGALPELAVHRMTRALRPGKVFVDFSQNAAAKTTAAPYTLRAKGSPTVSAPVTWEEIEGCGAPDDLVLLAGDMAARLERYGDLLAPLNDPGQAGALPAG, translated from the coding sequence ATGACGCCGATCACGGAGGTGGAGGGGCGGCGCCTGGCGCTCAGCAATCTCGACAAGGTGCTGTATCCGGCCACCGGCACGACCAAGGGTGAGGTGCTGCACTACTACGCGGCCACGGCCGCCGAGGTCATGCTGCCGCACCTGCGGGACCGCCCCCTGTCGTTCCTGCGGTATCCGGACGGCCCGGAGGGGCTGCGCTTCTTCACCAAGAACCCCCCGCCCGGTACACCCGACTGGGTGCGCACCGCTCCGGTCCCCCGCAGCGACGACCCCGGCGCACGGCAGGTCCTCGCCCAGGACCTGCCGTCGCTGATGTGGGCGGCGAACCTGGTGGTGGAGTTCCACACCCACCAGTGGCGGCAGGACTCCCCCGCCGTGGCCGACCGGATGGTGTTCGACCTGGACCCCGGCCCGCCAGCGGGCGTCGTGGAGTGCTGCACGGTCGCCCTCTGGCTGCGGGAGAGGCTGGCGCGGGACGGGCTGCCCTCGTACGGGAAGACGTCCGGCTCCAAGGGGCTCCATCTGCTCGTCCCCCTGGAGCCCACCCCCTCCGAGGAGGTGACCGCGTACGCGAGGAAGCTCGCGGTCGAGGCACAGGGCGCACTGCCCGAGCTGGCCGTGCACCGGATGACGCGCGCGCTGCGCCCGGGGAAGGTGTTCGTGGATTTCAGCCAGAACGCCGCGGCCAAGACCACCGCCGCGCCGTACACCCTGCGGGCGAAGGGCAGTCCGACGGTCTCCGCGCCCGTCACCTGGGAGGAGATCGAGGGGTGCGGGGCTCCGGACGATCTCGTCCTCCTCGCCGGTGACATGGCCGCCCGCCTGGAGCGGTACGGGGATCTCCTCGCTCCGCTGAACGACCCCGGGCAGGCAGGGGCCCTCCCCGCGGGCTGA
- a CDS encoding MerR family transcriptional regulator: MTAGDSFGRLDDDDYPAYTMGRAAEMLGTTQGFLRAVGEARLITPLRSEGGHRRYSRYQLRIAARARELVDQGTPIEAACRIVILEDQLEEAQRINAEYRAAASDKPTTAG, from the coding sequence ATGACAGCAGGCGACTCCTTCGGCCGTCTCGACGACGACGACTATCCCGCCTACACCATGGGGCGGGCCGCCGAGATGCTCGGTACCACGCAGGGATTTCTCCGCGCCGTCGGCGAAGCCCGCCTCATCACCCCGCTGCGTTCCGAGGGTGGCCACCGGCGCTACTCCCGCTACCAGTTGCGCATCGCCGCCCGCGCCCGCGAACTCGTCGACCAGGGCACGCCCATCGAGGCCGCCTGCCGCATCGTCATCCTCGAGGACCAGCTCGAGGAAGCCCAGCGCATCAACGCCGAATACCGCGCCGCCGCCTCGGATAAGCCCACGACCGCGGGCTGA
- a CDS encoding ferritin-like domain-containing protein gives MSTHDLYTTAPPDPTWQVPATGAARFSWDYDDGRERLLALYQKGKDKQWDGNKRIDWSLEVDPADPLGTPDEALTLHGTPHWAKMTERDRGELRKHYTSWQFSQFLHGEQGAMVCAARIVESVPDLDAKFYSATQTMDEARHAEIYARFLHEKVGMLYPINDNLQGLLGDTLRDSRWDMPYLGMQVLIEGLALAAFGMIRDTTTKPLPKQILAYVMQDEARHVAFGRMALRDYYKQLSDAERREREEFVIEGCYLMRDRLSGVEVLENFGIGKQEAKELSEHSEYLQLFRKLLFSRIVPCVKDIGLWGERLQKAYVDMGVFEMGDSNLDLLMAQDEEIAEQLDRDRFAAEEQARVEEVAEAIAEGRAGD, from the coding sequence GTGTCGACACACGACCTCTACACCACCGCGCCACCGGACCCGACGTGGCAGGTACCCGCCACGGGGGCGGCCCGGTTCAGCTGGGACTACGACGACGGCCGCGAGCGTCTCCTCGCCCTCTACCAGAAGGGCAAGGACAAGCAGTGGGACGGCAACAAGCGCATCGACTGGAGCCTGGAGGTCGACCCCGCCGACCCCCTGGGCACCCCGGACGAGGCCCTCACGCTCCACGGCACCCCGCACTGGGCCAAGATGACCGAGCGGGACCGCGGCGAACTGCGCAAGCACTACACCTCCTGGCAGTTCAGCCAGTTCCTGCACGGTGAGCAGGGCGCCATGGTCTGCGCCGCCCGGATCGTGGAGTCCGTCCCCGACCTGGACGCGAAGTTCTACTCCGCGACCCAGACGATGGACGAGGCGCGGCACGCGGAGATCTACGCCCGCTTCCTGCACGAGAAGGTCGGGATGCTCTACCCGATCAACGACAACCTCCAGGGGCTGCTCGGCGACACCCTGCGCGACTCCCGCTGGGACATGCCCTACCTCGGCATGCAGGTCCTCATCGAAGGGCTGGCACTCGCCGCGTTCGGCATGATCCGCGACACCACGACCAAGCCGCTGCCCAAGCAGATCCTCGCCTACGTCATGCAGGACGAGGCGCGGCACGTGGCCTTCGGACGGATGGCGCTGCGCGACTACTACAAGCAGCTGAGCGACGCCGAACGCCGGGAGCGCGAGGAGTTCGTCATCGAGGGCTGCTACCTGATGCGCGACCGTCTGAGCGGCGTGGAGGTGCTGGAGAACTTCGGCATCGGCAAACAGGAGGCCAAGGAGCTCTCCGAGCACTCGGAGTACCTCCAGCTCTTCCGCAAACTGCTGTTCAGCCGCATAGTCCCCTGCGTCAAGGACATCGGCCTCTGGGGCGAACGGCTCCAGAAGGCCTACGTCGACATGGGCGTGTTCGAGATGGGCGACTCGAACCTGGACCTGCTGATGGCCCAGGACGAGGAGATCGCCGAGCAGTTGGACCGGGACCGCTTCGCCGCCGAGGAACAGGCGCGGGTCGAGGAGGTCGCGGAGGCGATAGCGGAGGGCCGCGCGGGCGACTGA
- a CDS encoding zinc-ribbon domain-containing protein, with the protein MIIFGTRGYLYQLAVLTMVCGWCGNPAAHTLRKRVTKFTLFFVPLFPFSTKYATQCTFCGGERQIPKEQADGLLAQAQGGQDGNPYGAAPQQQPGYAPPGGQNPYQS; encoded by the coding sequence ATGATCATTTTCGGCACGCGAGGCTATCTGTACCAGTTGGCGGTCCTGACGATGGTGTGCGGCTGGTGCGGCAATCCGGCGGCGCACACCCTGCGCAAGCGGGTCACCAAGTTCACGCTGTTCTTCGTGCCGCTGTTCCCGTTCTCCACGAAGTACGCGACGCAGTGCACCTTCTGCGGCGGGGAGCGGCAGATACCGAAGGAGCAGGCCGACGGGCTGCTGGCGCAGGCCCAGGGCGGTCAGGACGGCAATCCGTACGGCGCGGCACCGCAGCAGCAGCCCGGCTACGCGCCTCCCGGCGGCCAGAACCCGTACCAGAGCTGA
- a CDS encoding cold-shock protein: protein MASGTVKWFNAAKGFGFIEQDGGGADVFAHFSNIAAEGFRELIEGQRVTFDIAPSQKGPTAENIVPA from the coding sequence ATGGCGTCCGGCACTGTGAAGTGGTTCAACGCGGCCAAGGGTTTCGGCTTCATCGAGCAGGACGGTGGCGGTGCGGACGTGTTCGCACACTTCTCGAACATCGCCGCGGAGGGCTTCCGTGAGCTGATCGAAGGCCAAAGGGTCACCTTTGACATCGCGCCGAGCCAGAAGGGCCCGACGGCCGAGAACATCGTTCCCGCCTGA
- a CDS encoding amidase family protein yields MTAALEASLARIVRLDPELCAFTDVWHEEARARAEAASRLPLAGLPFAVKGRAGIRSFAARRLAAAGGVPVGSTSVPGPGTPWRTWGQGAHGRTVNPWRRDRTPGGSSAGAAAAVAAGMVDLATGSDGAGSVRIPAAWCGVFGLRTTAGLLPSPDRTGLASPGVLARSVDLAEVFLRQVTDGYAPRPARLPVPAVYSPDLGFAEVTPEVADVTRRAVGRLVAAGAVRLVAGPCELLDPAEAWTAVRAGLPGPPAERLRAANDRTLDALFSRAPLLLTPVAPTPPHGHEGPGDVYSTALTWAFNLSGHPAASLPAGFTPDGCPAGLQLVTDRGTDAELLGYARALERVLGPAPVRSDG; encoded by the coding sequence ATGACAGCGGCACTCGAAGCGTCCCTCGCCCGGATCGTCCGGCTCGACCCGGAGCTGTGCGCGTTCACCGACGTGTGGCACGAGGAGGCGCGGGCCCGCGCGGAGGCCGCTTCCCGTCTTCCGCTCGCCGGGCTGCCGTTCGCCGTGAAGGGCCGTGCGGGGATCCGTTCCTTCGCGGCCCGCCGGCTGGCCGCCGCGGGCGGGGTCCCGGTCGGTTCGACCTCCGTCCCCGGCCCCGGCACGCCCTGGCGGACCTGGGGGCAGGGGGCGCACGGCCGTACGGTCAACCCCTGGCGCCGGGACCGCACTCCGGGCGGGTCGTCGGCGGGGGCCGCGGCGGCCGTGGCCGCGGGCATGGTGGACCTGGCGACCGGCAGCGACGGGGCGGGGTCGGTGCGGATCCCGGCGGCCTGGTGCGGGGTGTTCGGCCTGAGGACGACCGCGGGCCTGCTCCCCTCCCCCGACCGTACGGGCCTGGCGTCCCCCGGCGTCCTCGCCCGCTCGGTGGACCTGGCCGAGGTCTTCCTGCGCCAGGTGACCGACGGGTACGCCCCGCGGCCGGCGAGGCTGCCCGTTCCGGCCGTGTACAGCCCCGACCTGGGGTTCGCCGAGGTCACCCCGGAGGTCGCGGACGTGACCCGGCGGGCGGTGGGCCGTCTCGTGGCCGCCGGGGCGGTGCGGCTCGTGGCGGGCCCCTGCGAACTGCTCGACCCGGCCGAGGCGTGGACCGCCGTGCGCGCGGGTCTGCCGGGGCCCCCGGCGGAGCGGCTGCGCGCCGCCAACGACCGGACGCTCGACGCCCTCTTCTCCCGTGCGCCCCTGCTGCTCACCCCGGTCGCGCCCACCCCGCCGCACGGCCATGAGGGCCCAGGAGACGTCTACTCCACCGCGCTCACCTGGGCGTTCAACCTCAGCGGCCATCCGGCGGCGAGCCTGCCCGCCGGTTTCACCCCGGACGGCTGTCCGGCCGGACTCCAGCTGGTCACCGACCGGGGGACGGACGCGGAACTGCTCGGTTACGCCCGCGCGCTGGAGCGCGTCCTCGGCCCCGCGCCCGTCCGGTCGGACGGCTGA
- a CDS encoding peptidoglycan D,D-transpeptidase FtsI family protein — MIPYIRHAAGFCLLLLLALLANAARVQVFEADELDSNSANRRTTIDRYDQPRGNILVGDEPVTGSKDTGQQLAYERTYRHGPLYAPVTGYASQTYGTSLLENAEDRVLSGTDPLLAPLPLWGDVTRSRQPGGNVVTTIEGPVQRAAYEGLDGRRGAVAALDPATGRILALVSTPSYDPEVISGTGTAVTDAWTRLNRAQSRPMLNRAIRQTYPPGSAFKIVTAAAALDAQVVTDPDAATDTPSPYVLPGTSTVLPDEARGCEEASLAEAIRVSCNTVMAHLGVEVGLDGMLEAVGRFGFNDNDLKIPSRVARSNFDSDMSDDQLAQSSIGQFDTAATPLQMAMVASAVANDGDLRRPHLVDRVTTDDGDTVRQQGSDSYHQAMNPTTAQQLRRMMVDVVEDGTGTNAAIDGVTVGGKTGTAQHGVDNSGTPYAWFIAWAQAPDSGRPAVAVAVVVEDAAADRADVSGGGNAAPIARAVMEAALDR; from the coding sequence GTGATCCCGTACATCCGGCACGCCGCCGGTTTCTGTCTGCTCCTGCTCCTGGCCCTGCTGGCCAACGCGGCCCGCGTCCAGGTCTTCGAGGCCGACGAGCTCGACAGCAACTCCGCCAACCGCCGCACCACCATCGACCGTTACGACCAGCCGCGCGGCAACATCCTGGTCGGGGACGAACCCGTCACCGGGTCGAAGGACACCGGCCAGCAGCTCGCGTACGAACGCACCTACCGCCACGGCCCGCTGTACGCGCCGGTGACGGGCTACGCCTCGCAGACGTACGGCACCTCGCTGCTGGAGAACGCCGAGGACCGCGTCCTGTCCGGCACCGACCCGCTCCTGGCCCCGCTCCCGCTGTGGGGGGACGTCACGCGCAGCCGACAGCCGGGCGGGAATGTCGTCACCACCATCGAGGGCCCGGTGCAACGCGCGGCGTACGAGGGCCTGGACGGCCGGCGTGGCGCGGTCGCCGCCCTCGATCCGGCGACCGGCCGGATCCTGGCGCTGGTCTCCACCCCTTCCTACGACCCCGAGGTGATCTCCGGCACCGGCACCGCCGTCACCGACGCGTGGACGCGGCTGAACCGTGCGCAGAGCCGGCCGATGCTCAACCGGGCCATCCGGCAGACCTACCCGCCCGGTTCGGCGTTCAAGATCGTGACGGCCGCGGCGGCGCTGGACGCCCAGGTGGTCACCGATCCGGACGCGGCGACCGACACCCCGTCCCCGTACGTCCTCCCGGGTACCTCGACCGTGCTGCCCGACGAGGCGCGGGGCTGCGAGGAGGCGTCCCTGGCGGAGGCGATCCGGGTCTCCTGCAACACGGTGATGGCCCACCTCGGGGTCGAGGTGGGACTGGACGGGATGCTGGAGGCGGTGGGCAGGTTCGGCTTCAACGACAACGACCTGAAGATCCCCTCCCGGGTGGCCCGCAGCAATTTCGACTCGGACATGAGTGACGACCAGCTGGCCCAGTCCTCGATCGGCCAGTTCGACACGGCCGCCACCCCTCTCCAGATGGCGATGGTGGCCTCGGCGGTCGCGAACGACGGCGATCTCCGGCGCCCGCACCTGGTGGACCGGGTGACCACCGACGACGGCGACACGGTCCGGCAGCAGGGCTCGGACTCGTACCACCAGGCCATGAACCCGACGACGGCCCAGCAGCTCCGGCGGATGATGGTCGACGTGGTGGAGGACGGCACCGGCACGAACGCGGCGATCGACGGGGTGACGGTCGGCGGGAAGACGGGCACCGCCCAGCACGGGGTCGACAACTCCGGTACGCCGTACGCCTGGTTCATCGCATGGGCGCAGGCGCCGGACTCCGGCCGTCCCGCCGTCGCCGTCGCGGTGGTCGTGGAGGACGCCGCCGCGGACCGGGCCGACGTCAGCGGGGGCGGCAACGCGGCCCCGATCGCCCGTGCGGTGATGGAGGCGGCGCTCGACCGCTGA